A window of Vigna unguiculata cultivar IT97K-499-35 chromosome 4, ASM411807v1, whole genome shotgun sequence contains these coding sequences:
- the LOC114180498 gene encoding uncharacterized protein LOC114180498, whose translation MVRDRMQASQSRQKAYADGRRRPLEFVAGDHVFLRLANLHPVFHVSQLRKYVFDPAHVLEAEDIQIREDLAVEVPPIALEESRVEERRGKPVNLVKVIWDRRTNDSTWES comes from the exons atggtgagagataggatgcagGCTTCTCAAAGTAGAcagaaggcctatgcagacGGTAGGAGGAGACCCTTGGAGTTCGTGGCGGGAGaccatgtgttcttgagg TTGGCCAACCTTCATCCGGTGTTCCATGTATCGCAACTGAGGAAGTACGTGTTTGATCcggctcatgtgttggaagctgaAGATATACAGATCAGAGAAGATCTTGCTGTGGAAGTGCCACCCATTGCCTTAGAAGAGAGTCGCGTTGAGGAACGCCGAGGAAAACCCGTCAATCTAGTCAAAGTAATATGGGATCGAAGAACTAACGACTCTACTTGGGAGTCgtag